Proteins encoded in a region of the Mycteria americana isolate JAX WOST 10 ecotype Jacksonville Zoo and Gardens chromosome 9, USCA_MyAme_1.0, whole genome shotgun sequence genome:
- the STK36 gene encoding serine/threonine-protein kinase 36 isoform X4, whose protein sequence is MEKYHVLEMIGEGSFGRVYKGRRKHSAQVVALKFIPKVGRSEKELKNLQREIEIMRGLHHPNIIQMLDSFETDKEVVVVTDYAEGELFQILEDDGSLPEDQVQTIAAQLVSALYYLHSHRILHRDMKPQNILLGKDGVVKLCDFGFARAMSIHTMVLTSIKGTPLYMSPELVEERPYDHTADLWSVGCILYELFVGTPPFYTSSIFQLVSLIVKDPVKWPKAISPVFKSFLQGLLMKDPCQRLSWPELLSHPFIAGRVTVIDDTEEHGISNPFTTKLSPELQALKEQQAHSLAPRSSQSRILRKARQKMAEEAQKKGQLKAGDASMKDSGKGYPGHRPREAPGKAALVEGEPPAASKEKNPSVLQGKSSMAEWELEEPPPNPQEHSITQDYEREFPGAGAPPQPGAGRAEPRGRRSIETVDLESEELESDEEWQHLIEATEPLAMQLSTPLSLLRDLAFQHRVQARLADSAQQVLEGMLEGASRLRPVLRVMGNLLATQCDSELLDHFCRELNVPLSLLCLAKQILESGSTKQQPWCITVLTDLLMVTTVYFSSECSLEESGQKDSLQAFRESAGCFLALLPELLAEPADSEMRLCQQSLLCFTLLCESLDAMCPSISAPFYASLREEHQPLLNRLLQGSISEQPALRGAVTEAKSAHDQSLRVADLFTAALAAACSIPLERNSCRKAKQQVAQEVAEKLMEGESQQLGRLLGRLEHPSCSLNVLKILYAGCHASPSLCQRLGESQQLWGSLMQLSKGKVPMAEVAQGAACEASLYLLALLTLQLQASPPRLEEVVTLAKDLITQSPVVSLVGAAAFLLTQLSQHGVALDLEGEEILLVATNALTAPAEVWDGDRRAVEPCCHPTVELQLPPPRGAGLYDGIFFLLLKLLAQEDVAVEQSFAASELWSMVWHCVAAVLRVGSDRAVLEGDAPGAGHPAAEPDWNLLSPQGTLLFLSLALFVFTRKSHWCLPQLTQSHGVLMVTLKRLLSPGFLACLAQTQAGEDGDPELVPAVVIQACQLLCFPFALDVDGDTLALVTEAVRDAQIPAQLLQVCSHHLPFSYTELPMSLLCHLVVSDEHIIDQMVLLSLRATEKLAALASGDLQPAAGGRPRPASARHCAKLLRLLAPLRSTCGSGAGDAPGPTAPGKSAAPHPR, encoded by the exons ATGGAGAAGTACCATGTCCTGGAAATGATCGGCGAGGGCTCCTTCGGGCGCGTCTACAAGGGGCGCCGGAAACACAGCGCCCAG GTGGTGGCCTTGAAGTTCATCCCCAAGGTGGGGCGGTCTGAGAAGGAGCTGAAGAACCTGCAGCGGGAAATTGAGATCATGAGAGGCCTCCATCATCCCAACATCATCCAGATGCTTGACAGCTTTGAGACCGACAAGGAG GTGGTAGTGGTGACTGACTACGCAGAGGGAGAGCTCTTCCAGATCCTGGAGGACGATGGGAGTTTGCCCGAGGACCAG GTCCAGACGATAGCTGCCCAACTGGTCTCTGCTCTCTATTACCTGCACTCCCACCGCATCCTGCACCGTGACATGAAACCCCAGAACATCCTGCTGGGCAAAGACGGCGTCGTCAAGCTCTGTGACTTCGG GTTTGCCCGTGCCATGAGCATCCACACCATGGTGCTGACCTCCATCAAGGGCACCCCGCTGTACATGTCCCCTGAGCTGGTGGAGGAGCGGCCGTATGACCACACAGCGGACCTGTGGTCTGTGGGCTGCATCCTGTACGAGCTGTTCGTGGGCACTCCTCCCTTCTACACCAGCAGCATCTTCCAGCTCGTCAGCCTCATCGTCAAGGACCCTGTCAAATGGCCCAAGGCCATAAGCCCAGTCTTCAAG AGCTTCCTGCAGGGACTACTAATGAAGGACCCCTGCCAGCGCCTGTCGTGGCCAGAGCTGCTCTCTCACCCCTTCATTGCTGGACGGGTTACTG TGATTGATGACACAGAAGAGCACGGGATCTCAAACCCGTTCACCACCAAGCTGTCCCCAGAGCTGCAGGCCCTGAAGGAGCAGCAAGCCCATTCCCTGGCCCCCAGGAGCAGCCAGTCCAGGATCCTGAGAAAGGCCCGTCAGAAGATGGCTGAGGAGGCACAGAAAAAG GGGCAACTGAAGGCAGGTGATGCATCTATGAAGGACTCTGGCAAAGGATACCCAGGGCATAGACCCAGAGAAGCTCCTGGGAAGGCAGCCCTCGTGGAGGGGGAGCCACCGGCTGCCTCCAAAGAGAAGAACCCCAGTGTCCTGCAAGGAAAGAGCAGCATGGCAGAGTGGGAGTTGGAGGAGCCTCCACCCAACCCACA GGAGCACAGCATCACTCAAGACTACGAGCGTGAGTTTCCTGGAGCAGGGGCCCCTCCGCAGCCtggtgctggcagggcagagccccggggcaggCGCAGCATTGAGACCGTGGACCTGGAGAGTGAG GAGCTGGAGAGCGATGAAGAGTGGCAGCACCTGATTGAGGCCACAGAGCCCTTGGCCATGCAGCTGAGCACGCCGCTGAGCCTCCTGAGGGACCTGGCCTTCCAGCACCGTGTCCAGGCCCGCCTGGCAGACTCCGCTCAGCAG GTGCTGGAAGGGATGCTGGAGGGAGCCTCCCGTCTCCGTCCTGTGCTCCGTGTCATGGGCAACCTCCTGGCTACCCAGTGCGACTCTGAGCTACTGGACCACTTCTGCCGAGAGCTGAATGTGCCTCTGTCCCTGCTTTGTCTAGCCAAGCAGATCCTGGAGAGTGGTAGCACCAAGCAG cagccctggtgTATCACGGTGCTGACAGACCTTCTCATGGTGACCACAGTTTATTTCAGCAGTGAATGCAGCCTGGAGGAGAGTGGGCAAAAGGACAG cctgcaggcCTTTCGGGAGAGTGCCGGTTGCTTCCTAGCCCTGCTACCAGAGCTGCTGGCTGAGCCAGCCGACAGCGAGATGAGACTCTGCCAGCAAAGCCTACTG TGCTTCACCCTGCTCTGTGAGAGCCTGGATGCGATGTGCCCTTCCATCTCTGCCCCATTCTATGCCAGCCTGCGAGAGGAGCATCAGCCCCTGCTAAACAGACTCCTCCAGGGATCCATTTCGGAGCAGCCTGCTCTGCGAG GTGCAGTGACAGAGGCCAAGTCAGCCCATGACCAGAGCCTACGTGTGGCAGACCTCTTCACGGCTGCattggctgctgcctgcagcatccccctgGAGAGGAACAGCTGTCGGAAAGCCAAGCAGCAG GTCGCTCAGGAGGTAGCTGAAAAGCTTATGGAGGGAGAGAGCCAGCAGCTtgggaggctgctggggagacTGGAGCACCCAAGCTGCTCCTTGAACGTGCTCAAG ATCCTCTATGCTGGCTGCCATGCCAGCCCAAGCCTGTGCCAGCGCCTGGGAGAGAGCCAGCAACTGTGGGGTTCCCTCATGCAGCTCTCAAAGGGCAAG GTCCCCATGGCGGAGGTGGCCCAGGGGGCAGCCTGTGAGGCCTCACTGTATCTGCTGGCCCTGCTCACCCTGCAGCTCCAGGCCTCCCCTCCCAG GCTTGAGGAGGTGGTTACCCTGGCCAAAGATCTCATCACCCAGTCTCCTGTCGTCTCCCTTGTG GGTGCTGCAGCATTCCTCCTGACACAGCTCAGTCAGCACGGGGTGGCCTTGGACCTTGAGGGAGAAGAGATCCTACTGGTGGCGACAAATGCACTGACAGCACCTGCTGAGGTATGGGATGGGGACAGAAGAGCAGTGGAGCCATGCTGTCACCCTACTGTAGAG CTGCAGCTCCCCCCGCCAAGGGGTGCTGGTCTCTATGATGGgatctttttcctcctgctgaaGCTCCTTGCCCAG GAGGATGTGGCTGTGGAGCAGAGCTTTGCTGCCTCAGAGCTGTGGAGCATGGTGTGGCATTGTGTTGCTGCGGTGCTTCGCGTGGGCAGCGACAGGGCAGTGCTGGAGGGAGACGCCCCAGGGGCAGGTCACCCTGCGGCAGAGCCGGACTGGAACCTCCTCTCCCCTCAAG GCACTCTGCTCTTCCTCAGCCTGGCCCTCTTTGTCTTCACTCGCAAGTCCCACTGGTGCCTGCCTCAGCTCACCCAGTCCCACGGTGTCCTCATGGTGACACTGAAGAGGCTGCTGTCCCCTGGCTTCCTGGCATGCCTGGCACAGAC GCAagcaggagaggatggggacCCTGAGCTTGTCCCAGCTGTGGTGATCCAAGCCTGCCAGCTCCTCTGTTTCCCTTTTGCCCTGGATGTGGACGGAGACACCTTAGCATTGGTCACGGAGGCTGTGAGAGATGCCCAgatccctgcccagctgctgcag GTCTGCTCTCACCATCTGCCCTTCTCGTACACCGAGCTCCCCATGAGCCTCTTGTGCCACCTCGTTGTTTCTGATGAGCATATCATCGACCAAATG GTCCTGCTGTCCCTCAGAGCCACTGAGAAGCTGGCTGCACTGGCCAGTGGCGACTTGCAGCCCGCTGCTGGTGGCAGGCCCCGGCCGGCTTCTGCCCGGCACTGCGCGAAGCTCCTCCGCCTCCTCGCACCTCTGCGCAGCACCTGCGGGAGCGGTGCTGGGGACGCCCCCGGCCCCACAGCTCCCGGCAAGTCTGCCGCCCCGCACCCGCGCTGA
- the STK36 gene encoding serine/threonine-protein kinase 36 isoform X5, producing the protein MEKYHVLEMIGEGSFGRVYKGRRKHSAQVVALKFIPKVGRSEKELKNLQREIEIMRGLHHPNIIQMLDSFETDKEVVVVTDYAEGELFQILEDDGSLPEDQVQTIAAQLVSALYYLHSHRILHRDMKPQNILLGKDGVVKLCDFGFARAMSIHTMVLTSIKGTPLYMSPELVEERPYDHTADLWSVGCILYELFVGTPPFYTSSIFQLVSLIVKDPVKWPKAISPVFKSFLQGLLMKDPCQRLSWPELLSHPFIAGRVTVIDDTEEHGISNPFTTKLSPELQALKEQQAHSLAPRSSQSRILRKARQKMAEEAQKKGQLKAGDASMKDSGKGYPGHRPREAPGKAALVEGEPPAASKEKNPSVLQGKSSMAEWELEEPPPNPQEHSITQDYEREFPGAGAPPQPGAGRAEPRGRRSIETVDLESEELESDEEWQHLIEATEPLAMQLSTPLSLLRDLAFQHRVQARLADSAQQVLEGMLEGASRLRPVLRVMGNLLATQCDSELLDHFCRELNVPLSLLCLAKQILESGSTKQQPWCITVLTDLLMVTTVYFSSECSLEESGQKDSLQAFRESAGCFLALLPELLAEPADSEMRLCQQSLLCFTLLCESLDAMCPSISAPFYASLREEHQPLLNRLLQGSISEQPALRGAVTEAKSAHDQSLRVADLFTAALAAACSIPLERNSCRKAKQQVAQEVAEKLMEGESQQLGRLLGRLEHPSCSLNVLKILYAGCHASPSLCQRLGESQQLWGSLMQLSKGKVPMAEVAQGAACEASLYLLALLTLQLQASPPRLEEVVTLAKDLITQSPVVSLVGAAAFLLTQLSQHGVALDLEGEEILLVATNALTAPAEVWDGDRRAVEPCCHPTVELQLPPPRGAGLYDGIFFLLLKLLAQEDVAVEQSFAASELWSMVWHCVAAVLRVGSDRAVLEGDAPGAGHPAAEPDWNLLSPQGTLLFLSLALFVFTRKSHWCLPQLTQSHGVLMVTLKRLLSPGFLACLAQTQAGEDGDPELVPAVVIQACQLLCFPFALDVDGDTLALVTEAVRDAQIPAQLLQVCSHHLPFSYTELPMSLLCHLVVSDEHIIDQMASKDAAVDD; encoded by the exons ATGGAGAAGTACCATGTCCTGGAAATGATCGGCGAGGGCTCCTTCGGGCGCGTCTACAAGGGGCGCCGGAAACACAGCGCCCAG GTGGTGGCCTTGAAGTTCATCCCCAAGGTGGGGCGGTCTGAGAAGGAGCTGAAGAACCTGCAGCGGGAAATTGAGATCATGAGAGGCCTCCATCATCCCAACATCATCCAGATGCTTGACAGCTTTGAGACCGACAAGGAG GTGGTAGTGGTGACTGACTACGCAGAGGGAGAGCTCTTCCAGATCCTGGAGGACGATGGGAGTTTGCCCGAGGACCAG GTCCAGACGATAGCTGCCCAACTGGTCTCTGCTCTCTATTACCTGCACTCCCACCGCATCCTGCACCGTGACATGAAACCCCAGAACATCCTGCTGGGCAAAGACGGCGTCGTCAAGCTCTGTGACTTCGG GTTTGCCCGTGCCATGAGCATCCACACCATGGTGCTGACCTCCATCAAGGGCACCCCGCTGTACATGTCCCCTGAGCTGGTGGAGGAGCGGCCGTATGACCACACAGCGGACCTGTGGTCTGTGGGCTGCATCCTGTACGAGCTGTTCGTGGGCACTCCTCCCTTCTACACCAGCAGCATCTTCCAGCTCGTCAGCCTCATCGTCAAGGACCCTGTCAAATGGCCCAAGGCCATAAGCCCAGTCTTCAAG AGCTTCCTGCAGGGACTACTAATGAAGGACCCCTGCCAGCGCCTGTCGTGGCCAGAGCTGCTCTCTCACCCCTTCATTGCTGGACGGGTTACTG TGATTGATGACACAGAAGAGCACGGGATCTCAAACCCGTTCACCACCAAGCTGTCCCCAGAGCTGCAGGCCCTGAAGGAGCAGCAAGCCCATTCCCTGGCCCCCAGGAGCAGCCAGTCCAGGATCCTGAGAAAGGCCCGTCAGAAGATGGCTGAGGAGGCACAGAAAAAG GGGCAACTGAAGGCAGGTGATGCATCTATGAAGGACTCTGGCAAAGGATACCCAGGGCATAGACCCAGAGAAGCTCCTGGGAAGGCAGCCCTCGTGGAGGGGGAGCCACCGGCTGCCTCCAAAGAGAAGAACCCCAGTGTCCTGCAAGGAAAGAGCAGCATGGCAGAGTGGGAGTTGGAGGAGCCTCCACCCAACCCACA GGAGCACAGCATCACTCAAGACTACGAGCGTGAGTTTCCTGGAGCAGGGGCCCCTCCGCAGCCtggtgctggcagggcagagccccggggcaggCGCAGCATTGAGACCGTGGACCTGGAGAGTGAG GAGCTGGAGAGCGATGAAGAGTGGCAGCACCTGATTGAGGCCACAGAGCCCTTGGCCATGCAGCTGAGCACGCCGCTGAGCCTCCTGAGGGACCTGGCCTTCCAGCACCGTGTCCAGGCCCGCCTGGCAGACTCCGCTCAGCAG GTGCTGGAAGGGATGCTGGAGGGAGCCTCCCGTCTCCGTCCTGTGCTCCGTGTCATGGGCAACCTCCTGGCTACCCAGTGCGACTCTGAGCTACTGGACCACTTCTGCCGAGAGCTGAATGTGCCTCTGTCCCTGCTTTGTCTAGCCAAGCAGATCCTGGAGAGTGGTAGCACCAAGCAG cagccctggtgTATCACGGTGCTGACAGACCTTCTCATGGTGACCACAGTTTATTTCAGCAGTGAATGCAGCCTGGAGGAGAGTGGGCAAAAGGACAG cctgcaggcCTTTCGGGAGAGTGCCGGTTGCTTCCTAGCCCTGCTACCAGAGCTGCTGGCTGAGCCAGCCGACAGCGAGATGAGACTCTGCCAGCAAAGCCTACTG TGCTTCACCCTGCTCTGTGAGAGCCTGGATGCGATGTGCCCTTCCATCTCTGCCCCATTCTATGCCAGCCTGCGAGAGGAGCATCAGCCCCTGCTAAACAGACTCCTCCAGGGATCCATTTCGGAGCAGCCTGCTCTGCGAG GTGCAGTGACAGAGGCCAAGTCAGCCCATGACCAGAGCCTACGTGTGGCAGACCTCTTCACGGCTGCattggctgctgcctgcagcatccccctgGAGAGGAACAGCTGTCGGAAAGCCAAGCAGCAG GTCGCTCAGGAGGTAGCTGAAAAGCTTATGGAGGGAGAGAGCCAGCAGCTtgggaggctgctggggagacTGGAGCACCCAAGCTGCTCCTTGAACGTGCTCAAG ATCCTCTATGCTGGCTGCCATGCCAGCCCAAGCCTGTGCCAGCGCCTGGGAGAGAGCCAGCAACTGTGGGGTTCCCTCATGCAGCTCTCAAAGGGCAAG GTCCCCATGGCGGAGGTGGCCCAGGGGGCAGCCTGTGAGGCCTCACTGTATCTGCTGGCCCTGCTCACCCTGCAGCTCCAGGCCTCCCCTCCCAG GCTTGAGGAGGTGGTTACCCTGGCCAAAGATCTCATCACCCAGTCTCCTGTCGTCTCCCTTGTG GGTGCTGCAGCATTCCTCCTGACACAGCTCAGTCAGCACGGGGTGGCCTTGGACCTTGAGGGAGAAGAGATCCTACTGGTGGCGACAAATGCACTGACAGCACCTGCTGAGGTATGGGATGGGGACAGAAGAGCAGTGGAGCCATGCTGTCACCCTACTGTAGAG CTGCAGCTCCCCCCGCCAAGGGGTGCTGGTCTCTATGATGGgatctttttcctcctgctgaaGCTCCTTGCCCAG GAGGATGTGGCTGTGGAGCAGAGCTTTGCTGCCTCAGAGCTGTGGAGCATGGTGTGGCATTGTGTTGCTGCGGTGCTTCGCGTGGGCAGCGACAGGGCAGTGCTGGAGGGAGACGCCCCAGGGGCAGGTCACCCTGCGGCAGAGCCGGACTGGAACCTCCTCTCCCCTCAAG GCACTCTGCTCTTCCTCAGCCTGGCCCTCTTTGTCTTCACTCGCAAGTCCCACTGGTGCCTGCCTCAGCTCACCCAGTCCCACGGTGTCCTCATGGTGACACTGAAGAGGCTGCTGTCCCCTGGCTTCCTGGCATGCCTGGCACAGAC GCAagcaggagaggatggggacCCTGAGCTTGTCCCAGCTGTGGTGATCCAAGCCTGCCAGCTCCTCTGTTTCCCTTTTGCCCTGGATGTGGACGGAGACACCTTAGCATTGGTCACGGAGGCTGTGAGAGATGCCCAgatccctgcccagctgctgcag GTCTGCTCTCACCATCTGCCCTTCTCGTACACCGAGCTCCCCATGAGCCTCTTGTGCCACCTCGTTGTTTCTGATGAGCATATCATCGACCAAATG GCCAGCAAAGATGCTGCTGTAGATGACTGA
- the STK36 gene encoding serine/threonine-protein kinase 36 isoform X2: MEKYHVLEMIGEGSFGRVYKGRRKHSAQVVALKFIPKVGRSEKELKNLQREIEIMRGLHHPNIIQMLDSFETDKEVVVVTDYAEGELFQILEDDGSLPEDQVQTIAAQLVSALYYLHSHRILHRDMKPQNILLGKDGVVKLCDFGFARAMSIHTMVLTSIKGTPLYMSPELVEERPYDHTADLWSVGCILYELFVGTPPFYTSSIFQLVSLIVKDPVKWPKAISPVFKSFLQGLLMKDPCQRLSWPELLSHPFIAGRVTVIDDTEEHGISNPFTTKLSPELQALKEQQAHSLAPRSSQSRILRKARQKMAEEAQKKGQLKAGDASMKDSGKGYPGHRPREAPGKAALVEGEPPAASKEKNPSVLQGKSSMAEWELEEPPPNPQEHSITQDYEREFPGAGAPPQPGAGRAEPRGRRSIETVDLESEELESDEEWQHLIEATEPLAMQLSTPLSLLRDLAFQHRVQARLADSAQQVLEGMLEGASRLRPVLRVMGNLLATQCDSELLDHFCRELNVPLSLLCLAKQILESGSTKQQPWCITVLTDLLMVTTVYFSSECSLEESGQKDSLQAFRESAGCFLALLPELLAEPADSEMRLCQQSLLCFTLLCESLDAMCPSISAPFYASLREEHQPLLNRLLQGSISEQPALRGAVTEAKSAHDQSLRVADLFTAALAAACSIPLERNSCRKAKQQVAQEVAEKLMEGESQQLGRLLGRLEHPSCSLNVLKILYAGCHASPSLCQRLGESQQLWGSLMQLSKGKVPMAEVAQGAACEASLYLLALLTLQLQASPPRLEEVVTLAKDLITQSPVVSLVGAAAFLLTQLSQHGVALDLEGEEILLVATNALTAPAELQLPPPRGAGLYDGIFFLLLKLLAQEDVAVEQSFAASELWSMVWHCVAAVLRVGSDRAVLEGDAPGAGHPAAEPDWNLLSPQGTLLFLSLALFVFTRKSHWCLPQLTQSHGVLMVTLKRLLSPGFLACLAQTQAGEDGDPELVPAVVIQACQLLCFPFALDVDGDTLALVTEAVRDAQIPAQLLQVCSHHLPFSYTELPMSLLCHLVVSDEHIIDQMVRAAAASEHIISFLRSALFTDSLTLTTDLLSLLTHVARACPEHLPFLQRILRGSDVADQPLTRLLGHRQHPIRAKTCNLLGNLLRHSHGFPQALQSQPGLLESLLGCLADREDSVRKAASFAVGNAAYHESSPAGTLGRAVPRLTRLLSDTQARTRCNAASALGNLGRRSAELGDLLIESRAPHVLLEVACRDPRESVREGALVALRALSQHPGTQQVLLSLRATEKLAALASGDLQPAAGGRPRPASARHCAKLLRLLAPLRSTCGSGAGDAPGPTAPGKSAAPHPR, encoded by the exons ATGGAGAAGTACCATGTCCTGGAAATGATCGGCGAGGGCTCCTTCGGGCGCGTCTACAAGGGGCGCCGGAAACACAGCGCCCAG GTGGTGGCCTTGAAGTTCATCCCCAAGGTGGGGCGGTCTGAGAAGGAGCTGAAGAACCTGCAGCGGGAAATTGAGATCATGAGAGGCCTCCATCATCCCAACATCATCCAGATGCTTGACAGCTTTGAGACCGACAAGGAG GTGGTAGTGGTGACTGACTACGCAGAGGGAGAGCTCTTCCAGATCCTGGAGGACGATGGGAGTTTGCCCGAGGACCAG GTCCAGACGATAGCTGCCCAACTGGTCTCTGCTCTCTATTACCTGCACTCCCACCGCATCCTGCACCGTGACATGAAACCCCAGAACATCCTGCTGGGCAAAGACGGCGTCGTCAAGCTCTGTGACTTCGG GTTTGCCCGTGCCATGAGCATCCACACCATGGTGCTGACCTCCATCAAGGGCACCCCGCTGTACATGTCCCCTGAGCTGGTGGAGGAGCGGCCGTATGACCACACAGCGGACCTGTGGTCTGTGGGCTGCATCCTGTACGAGCTGTTCGTGGGCACTCCTCCCTTCTACACCAGCAGCATCTTCCAGCTCGTCAGCCTCATCGTCAAGGACCCTGTCAAATGGCCCAAGGCCATAAGCCCAGTCTTCAAG AGCTTCCTGCAGGGACTACTAATGAAGGACCCCTGCCAGCGCCTGTCGTGGCCAGAGCTGCTCTCTCACCCCTTCATTGCTGGACGGGTTACTG TGATTGATGACACAGAAGAGCACGGGATCTCAAACCCGTTCACCACCAAGCTGTCCCCAGAGCTGCAGGCCCTGAAGGAGCAGCAAGCCCATTCCCTGGCCCCCAGGAGCAGCCAGTCCAGGATCCTGAGAAAGGCCCGTCAGAAGATGGCTGAGGAGGCACAGAAAAAG GGGCAACTGAAGGCAGGTGATGCATCTATGAAGGACTCTGGCAAAGGATACCCAGGGCATAGACCCAGAGAAGCTCCTGGGAAGGCAGCCCTCGTGGAGGGGGAGCCACCGGCTGCCTCCAAAGAGAAGAACCCCAGTGTCCTGCAAGGAAAGAGCAGCATGGCAGAGTGGGAGTTGGAGGAGCCTCCACCCAACCCACA GGAGCACAGCATCACTCAAGACTACGAGCGTGAGTTTCCTGGAGCAGGGGCCCCTCCGCAGCCtggtgctggcagggcagagccccggggcaggCGCAGCATTGAGACCGTGGACCTGGAGAGTGAG GAGCTGGAGAGCGATGAAGAGTGGCAGCACCTGATTGAGGCCACAGAGCCCTTGGCCATGCAGCTGAGCACGCCGCTGAGCCTCCTGAGGGACCTGGCCTTCCAGCACCGTGTCCAGGCCCGCCTGGCAGACTCCGCTCAGCAG GTGCTGGAAGGGATGCTGGAGGGAGCCTCCCGTCTCCGTCCTGTGCTCCGTGTCATGGGCAACCTCCTGGCTACCCAGTGCGACTCTGAGCTACTGGACCACTTCTGCCGAGAGCTGAATGTGCCTCTGTCCCTGCTTTGTCTAGCCAAGCAGATCCTGGAGAGTGGTAGCACCAAGCAG cagccctggtgTATCACGGTGCTGACAGACCTTCTCATGGTGACCACAGTTTATTTCAGCAGTGAATGCAGCCTGGAGGAGAGTGGGCAAAAGGACAG cctgcaggcCTTTCGGGAGAGTGCCGGTTGCTTCCTAGCCCTGCTACCAGAGCTGCTGGCTGAGCCAGCCGACAGCGAGATGAGACTCTGCCAGCAAAGCCTACTG TGCTTCACCCTGCTCTGTGAGAGCCTGGATGCGATGTGCCCTTCCATCTCTGCCCCATTCTATGCCAGCCTGCGAGAGGAGCATCAGCCCCTGCTAAACAGACTCCTCCAGGGATCCATTTCGGAGCAGCCTGCTCTGCGAG GTGCAGTGACAGAGGCCAAGTCAGCCCATGACCAGAGCCTACGTGTGGCAGACCTCTTCACGGCTGCattggctgctgcctgcagcatccccctgGAGAGGAACAGCTGTCGGAAAGCCAAGCAGCAG GTCGCTCAGGAGGTAGCTGAAAAGCTTATGGAGGGAGAGAGCCAGCAGCTtgggaggctgctggggagacTGGAGCACCCAAGCTGCTCCTTGAACGTGCTCAAG ATCCTCTATGCTGGCTGCCATGCCAGCCCAAGCCTGTGCCAGCGCCTGGGAGAGAGCCAGCAACTGTGGGGTTCCCTCATGCAGCTCTCAAAGGGCAAG GTCCCCATGGCGGAGGTGGCCCAGGGGGCAGCCTGTGAGGCCTCACTGTATCTGCTGGCCCTGCTCACCCTGCAGCTCCAGGCCTCCCCTCCCAG GCTTGAGGAGGTGGTTACCCTGGCCAAAGATCTCATCACCCAGTCTCCTGTCGTCTCCCTTGTG GGTGCTGCAGCATTCCTCCTGACACAGCTCAGTCAGCACGGGGTGGCCTTGGACCTTGAGGGAGAAGAGATCCTACTGGTGGCGACAAATGCACTGACAGCACCTGCTGAG CTGCAGCTCCCCCCGCCAAGGGGTGCTGGTCTCTATGATGGgatctttttcctcctgctgaaGCTCCTTGCCCAG GAGGATGTGGCTGTGGAGCAGAGCTTTGCTGCCTCAGAGCTGTGGAGCATGGTGTGGCATTGTGTTGCTGCGGTGCTTCGCGTGGGCAGCGACAGGGCAGTGCTGGAGGGAGACGCCCCAGGGGCAGGTCACCCTGCGGCAGAGCCGGACTGGAACCTCCTCTCCCCTCAAG GCACTCTGCTCTTCCTCAGCCTGGCCCTCTTTGTCTTCACTCGCAAGTCCCACTGGTGCCTGCCTCAGCTCACCCAGTCCCACGGTGTCCTCATGGTGACACTGAAGAGGCTGCTGTCCCCTGGCTTCCTGGCATGCCTGGCACAGAC GCAagcaggagaggatggggacCCTGAGCTTGTCCCAGCTGTGGTGATCCAAGCCTGCCAGCTCCTCTGTTTCCCTTTTGCCCTGGATGTGGACGGAGACACCTTAGCATTGGTCACGGAGGCTGTGAGAGATGCCCAgatccctgcccagctgctgcag GTCTGCTCTCACCATCTGCCCTTCTCGTACACCGAGCTCCCCATGAGCCTCTTGTGCCACCTCGTTGTTTCTGATGAGCATATCATCGACCAAATGGTGAGGGCAGCCGCCGCCTCAGAGCACATCATTTCCTTCTTGAGGTCAGCCTTGTTTACAGACAGCCTCACGCTCACAACTGACCTCCTGTCTCTCTTGACCCACGTGGCCCGGGCCTGTCCGGAGCACCTGCCCTTTCTCCAGAGGATCCTGAGGGGCTCGGATGTGGCTGACCAGCCACTGACCCGCCTGCTCGGCCACCGGCAACACCCGATACGGGCCAAAACCTGCAACCTGCTGGGCAACCTGCTCCGACACAGCCACGGCTTTCCCCAGGcgctgcagagccagcctggcttGCTGGAGAGCCTGCTGGGGTGCCTGGCGGACCGGGAGGACAGCGTGCGCAAGGCAGCCAGCTTCGCGGTGGGCAATGCTGCCTACCACGAGTCCTCCCCAGCCGGGACCTTGGGCAGGGCCGTGCCCAGGCTGACGCGGCTGTTGAGCGACACGCAGGCCAGGACGCGCTGCAACGCGGCCTCggccctgggcaacctgggccgGCGCTCGGCAGAGCTGGGGGACCTGCTGATCGAGAGCAGGGCCCCCCACGTCCTGCTGGAGGTGGcctgccgggacccccgggagAGCGTGCGGGAGGGAGCCCTCGTCGCGCTGCGGGCCCTCAGCCAGCACCCCGGGACACAGCAG GTCCTGCTGTCCCTCAGAGCCACTGAGAAGCTGGCTGCACTGGCCAGTGGCGACTTGCAGCCCGCTGCTGGTGGCAGGCCCCGGCCGGCTTCTGCCCGGCACTGCGCGAAGCTCCTCCGCCTCCTCGCACCTCTGCGCAGCACCTGCGGGAGCGGTGCTGGGGACGCCCCCGGCCCCACAGCTCCCGGCAAGTCTGCCGCCCCGCACCCGCGCTGA